One segment of Rosa chinensis cultivar Old Blush chromosome 6, RchiOBHm-V2, whole genome shotgun sequence DNA contains the following:
- the LOC112170537 gene encoding dnaJ homolog subfamily C member 17, with product MDMNEDHYEVLGLPSGEEGAKLTEKEITKAYRVKALVLHPDKRPDDPDASVNFQRLKSSYEILKDEKARKLFDELLKVKRQQKRRHLERDAKRQRMVSDLEARERAAFAPDPAAKDREEEERISRKLAEEVARIRAMHANKGTPTASVPKKDNGRVGKESVGGAEQGVDKERVLKVTWEKVGEDYTAERLRNLFSAFGEVEDVLIKSKKKGSALVVMATKDAAVASTRTMTGDLSNPLLVKPLQPVAAPLAPAAQKSDAPDRLNNLVGTGYQSFEDAVLKKLAQAAQKQK from the exons ATGGATATGAATGAAGATCATTATGAGGTTCTTGGTTTACCATCTGGAGAGGAAGGCGCTAAGCTTACAGAGAAAGAGATTACAAAGGCATACAGAGTGAAGGCTTTGGTGTTGCACCCTGACAAGAGGCCAGATGATCCTGATGCCAGTGTCAATTTCCAAAGGCTCAAATCATCGTATGAGATACTCAAGGACGAAAAAGCCaggaaattgtttgatgagttACTCAAAGTTAAGAGACAGCAGAAACGCCGCCATTTAGAACGTGATGCCAAGCGACAGAGGATGGTCTCTGATCTTGAAGCAAGAGAACGAGCTGCCTTTGCTCCAGACCCAGCTGCCAAAgatagagaagaagaggagagaattTCTAGGAAACTTGCTGAAGAGGTTGCGAGAATACGTGCAATGCATGCAAATAAGGGGACGCCTACTGCTTCAGTTCCAAAAAAAGATAATGGGAGAGTTGGGAAGGAGAGTGTGGGTGGTGCTGAGCAAGGGGTGGATAAGGAAAGGGTGCTTAAAGTTACATGGGAAAAGGTTGGTGAAGATTATACAGCAGAGAGGTTGAGAAACTTGTTCTCCGCGTTTGGTGAGGTTGAAGATGTTCTTATCAAGTCTAAGAAGAAAGGTTCAGCCCTGGTTGTAATGGCAACTAAAGATGCAGCT GTTGCTTCAACAAGAACTATGACCGGTGACCTTTCTAATCCATTGCTGGTTAAACCTCTTCAACCAGTTGCTGCGCCATTGGCTCCAGCAGCTCAGAAATCTGATGCACCTGATCGTCTTAATAATTTGGTTGGCACTGGGTATCAATCTTTTGAGGATGCCGTTTTGAAGAAACTCGCACAG GCTGCCCAGAAGCAAAAGTAA
- the LOC112170536 gene encoding probable hexosyltransferase MUCI70: MENSSPRSVSFRTHRRGERSGLSMLSKDVEGGVFPGKVSPDSAMKIVCKRGVIRLLLVGVILWVVLILLATLFHVWSCHSSISFLSAMCNKNSTVLDMLRNMGFVAKPQLQHRCPIPVANDPDKIVIPEGRTPDEIVKKLTYVMEDEAVSDKTQSSPLFGGHESWSQRKESFRLKPTMKVHCGFIRNGGGDMSPADIEYAEKCRFVVASGIFDGYDVPHQPSNLSPRSKKLFCFFMVVDETSLEFISKNVTVREDNNGGKWVGIWRLVLLKHPPYDEPRRNGKVPKILTHRLFPKAQYSIWIDGKMELIVDPLLILERYLWRQKNTFAISQHKHHHSIYEEADANKRRKRYARPLIDLHMKIYRYEGMEPWSPQKKTISDVPEGAIIIREHTAMSNLFSCLWFNEVDLFTPRDQLSFGYVLYRLGDSFRFFMFPNCEYYSLFILHPHIREHSSRIEWVTSWSQLKGNGTIKDKGKDWDQANAKNGLVESRGGLGLWTPYPANLDSVILPPVARTSKAG, translated from the exons ATGGAGAATAGTAGTCCACGGTCTGTGTCTTTTCGCACACACCGAAGGGGTGAAAGGAGTGGTCTAAGCATGCTTAGTAAAG ATGTTGAAGGTGGAGTTTTTCCAGGGAAGGTTTCCCCGGATTCTGCCATGAAGATTGTTTGCAAGAGGGGCGTTATTCGATTGCTTCTTGTTGGTGTCATCTTGTGGGTGGTACTAATTCTCCTCGCAACTTTGTTCCACGTTTGGTCCTGCCACTCTTCTATCTCATTCTTATCAG CTATGTGCAACAAAAATAGCACGGTATTGGACATGTTACGCAATATGGGATTTGTAGCAAAACCACAACTGCAACACC GATGTCCAATTCCCGTTGCCAATGATCCTGATAAGATAGTTATACCAGAGGGGAGAACTCCCGATGAAATCGTCAAAAAGCTAACCTATGTTATGGAGGATGAGGCGGTATCTGACAAAACTCAGTCATCCCCACTATTTGGAGGACATGAAAGCTGGTCacaaagaaaagagagttttAGACTAAAACCAACCATGAAG GTGCACTGTGGTTTCATTCGAAATGGTGGTGGTGACATGAGTCCTGCAGACATTGAATATGCTGAGAAATGTAGGTTTGTGGTTGCATCGGGCATTTTTGATGGTTATGATGTACCCCATCAACCTTCAAATTTGAGCCCCCGTTCTAAAAAGCTCTTCTGTTTTTTCATGGTGGTGGATGAGACATCTCTTGAATTTATAAGTAAAAATGTTACTGTCAGAGAGGATAATAATGGGGGGAAATGGGTTGGCATTTGGCGTCTGGTTTTACTGAAGCATCCACCTTATGATGAACCAAGAAGGAATGGGAAGGTCCCCAAGATCTTGACCCACCGTTTATTCCCTAAGGCGCAGTACAGCATTTGGATTGATGGTAAAATGGAGCTCATAGTTGATCCATTGCTtattctggaaag ATATTTATGGCGTCAGAAGAATACATTTGCCATTTCTCAGCACAAACATCATCACAGTATATATGAGGAGGCAGATGCAAACAAGCGGAGGAAACGATATGCTCGACCTCTTATTGATCTTCACATGAAGATTTACCGATACGAGGGCATGGAGCCATGGAGTCCACAGAAGAAAACTATTAGTG ATGTGCCAGAGGGAGCTATTATCATACGGGAGCACACTGCAATGAGTAACTTGTTTAGCTGCTTGTGGTTCAATGAGGTCGACCTCTTTACACCAAGGGACCAACTGAGTTTTGGTTATGTTCTGTACAGGTTGGGGGATTCGTTTAGGTTCTTTATGTTTCCAAACTGTGAGTACTATTCACTGTTTATTTTGCATCCACACATAAGGGAGCATTCCTCTCGCATAGAGTGGGTAACTAGTTGGAGTCAGCTTAAGGGTAACGGAACCATTAAGGATAAGGGTAAGGATTGGGACCAAGCTAATGCAAAAAATGGTTTGGTAGAAAGTAGGGGAGGCTTAGGGTTATGGACTCCTTATCCTGCAAATCTTGATTCAGTTATCCTGCCGCCTGTAGCAAGAACATCAAAAGCTGGCTGA
- the LOC112172250 gene encoding V-type proton ATPase subunit B2, which translates to MAVSQNNHDLEEGTLEVGMEYRTVSGVAGPLVILEKVKGPKFQEIVNIRLGDGTIRRGQVLEVDGEKAIVQVFEGTSGIDNKYTTVQFTGEVLKTPVSLDMLGRIFNGSGKPIDNGPPILPEAYLDISGSSINPSERTYPEEMIQTGISTIDVMNSIARGQKIPLFSAAGLPHNEIAAQICRQAGLVKRLEKSDNLLDAGDVEDDNFAIVFAAMGVNMETAQFFKRDFEENGSMERVTLFLNLANDPTIERIITPRIALTTAEYLAYECGKHVLVILTDMSSYADALREVSAAREEVPGRRGYPGYMYTDLAQIYERAGRIEGRKGSITQIPILTMPNDDITHPTPDLTGYITEGQVYIDRQLYNRQVYPPINVLPSLSRLMKSAIGEGMTRKDHSDVSNQLYANYAIGKDVQAMKAVVGEEALSSEDLLYLEFLDKFEKKFVSQGAYDTRSIFQSLDLAWTLLRIFPRELLHRIPIKTLDLFYSRDATN; encoded by the exons ATGGCTGTTTCACAAAACAATCACGATTTGGAGGAGGGAACGCTAGAGGTCGGCATGG AGTACAGAACTGTCTCTGGTGTGGCTGGACCTCTGGTTATCCTTGAAAAAGTTAAG GGACCCAAGTTTCAGGAGATTGTTAATATTCGGTTGGGAGATGGAACAATTCGACGTGGCCAAGTTCTGGAGGTTGATGGAGAGAAAGCTATTGTTCAG GTTTTCGAAGGAACATCTGGAATTGACAACAAGTATACCACAGTGCAGTTTACAGGAGAG GTGTTGAAAACTCCAGTCTCTCTGGACATGCTTGGGCGGATTTTTAATGGTTCTGGGAAACCCATTGACAATGGCCCCCCAATTTTGCCTGAGGCTTACCTAGACATATCTG GTAGTTCTATCAATCCCAGTGAGAGAACATATCCTGAAGAGATGATACAGACAGGAATTTCTACAATTGATGTTATGAATtccattgccagaggacaaaaGATCCCACTTTTCTCTGCTGCTGGTCTACCTCATAATGAGATTGCAGCTCAGATATGTCGCCAGGCTGGTCTGGTCAAGCGGTTGGAGAAATCTGACAATCTTCTTGACGCTGGG GATGTGGAAGACGACAACTTCGCCATTGTGTTTGCTGCTATGGGAGTAAATATGGAGACCGCACAGTTCTTCAAACGTGATTTTGAGGAAAATGGTTCAATGGAGAGGGTCACCCTTTTTCTTAATCTG GCAAATGACCCTACAATTGAACGTATTATTACTCCTCGTATTGCTCTTACTACGGCAGAGTATTTGGCATATGAATGTGGGAAGCATGTCCTTGTCATACTGACAGATATGAGTTCTTATGCTGATGCTCTTCGTGAG GTATCTGCTGCTCGAGAGGAAGTGCCCGGAAGGCGTGGATATCCTGGGTACATGTATACTGATCTGGCACAAATCTATGAGCGCGCTGGAAGAATAGAAGGGCGAAAAGGCTCCATCACACAAATTCCAATTTTAACTATGCCCAATGATG ATATTACACATCCCACCCCAGATCTTACTGGATATATCACTGAGGGACAGGTGTACATTGACAGGCAGCTATACAACAGACAG GTATACCCACCAATCAATGTCCTTCCATCACTTTCTCGTTTGATGAAG AGTGCTATTGGTGAAGGGATGACTCGCAAGGATCATTCTGATGTATCCAATCAG TTGTATGCAAATTATGCAATTGGGAAGGATGTCCAAGCAATGAAAGctgtggttggagaagaagctCTTTCTTCTGAGGACTTG CTATACCTGGAGTTTTTGGACAAGTTTGAGAAGAAATTTGTGAGCCAAGGAGCCTATGATACTCGTAGTATCTTCCAGTCTCTTGATTTGGCATGGACATTGCTACGCATTTTCCCTCGTGAGCTTTTGCACCGTATACCTATAAAGACCCTAGATCTGTTCTACAGCAGAGATGCAACAAATTGA